A section of the Terriglobia bacterium genome encodes:
- a CDS encoding bifunctional folylpolyglutamate synthase/dihydrofolate synthase, with product MTYQHAVEKLLELGHELHATPSNKFDLAYVRVMLDALSHPERRFAAVLIAGTNGKGSTAATLESILRAAGHRTALYTSPHLVRVNERIQVDGEEITDAEFAVVYDRVEAVVQDLLAKDTLPWHPSFFEMLTVMAFEYFAMSGVQIAVLEVGMGGRLDATNVVEPIVAVITDVALDHQRFLGDTITQIAREKAGIIRPGGIVVTLPQHPQANDVIGNTILDRGATAITAVPYVPPVSPGADLNGRGVSNLKGHGSSDLKGHGFSRANTGQKDGGALAPEGPDPSRNVERETRNVYPLMVQGQQILVDSPLLGRHQLRNIALAIAAAEQVNNFGFRVIAQDIERGIRDTRWRGRFQRLAPHDAWPEIILDVAHNPAGAWALRSTLSECVGERPLTFVFGAMRDKAIAEIAEILFPLAAHVIATHAHNPRAATPDEIRHAAARAAADIEPADSVPAALDRARDLAGSHGLIVVTGSIYIVGEALAVLSRQLAARQV from the coding sequence ATCACCTACCAGCACGCGGTCGAGAAACTTCTCGAGCTGGGCCACGAGCTCCATGCCACTCCGTCGAATAAGTTCGACCTCGCCTATGTCCGCGTGATGCTCGACGCCCTCTCCCATCCCGAGCGCCGCTTCGCCGCCGTACTCATTGCCGGCACCAACGGCAAGGGCTCGACCGCCGCCACGCTCGAGTCCATCCTCCGCGCCGCCGGACATCGCACCGCCCTTTACACGTCTCCTCACCTGGTACGCGTGAATGAGCGCATCCAGGTGGACGGCGAGGAGATCACCGACGCCGAGTTCGCCGTCGTCTATGACCGCGTCGAAGCTGTGGTCCAGGACCTGCTTGCCAAGGACACGCTCCCCTGGCACCCCAGCTTCTTCGAGATGCTCACCGTCATGGCCTTCGAATACTTCGCCATGTCGGGGGTGCAGATCGCGGTGCTCGAGGTCGGCATGGGCGGCCGCCTCGACGCCACCAATGTGGTCGAGCCCATCGTCGCCGTCATCACCGACGTCGCCCTCGACCACCAGAGGTTCCTCGGCGACACCATCACCCAGATCGCCCGCGAAAAGGCCGGCATCATCCGCCCGGGCGGTATCGTGGTCACCCTGCCGCAGCACCCCCAGGCCAACGACGTCATCGGCAATACCATCCTCGACCGCGGCGCCACCGCCATTACCGCCGTGCCCTATGTGCCTCCAGTTTCGCCGGGAGCTGATTTGAATGGGCGCGGTGTCAGTAATTTGAAGGGGCACGGCTCCAGTGATTTGAAGGGGCACGGCTTCAGCCGTGCCAATACCGGCCAAAAAGATGGAGGGGCTTTAGCCCCTGAGGGACCCGATCCTTCGCGAAACGTGGAACGCGAAACGCGAAACGTCTATCCCCTTATGGTTCAGGGCCAGCAGATTCTCGTCGACTCTCCCCTCCTCGGCCGCCACCAACTCCGCAACATCGCGCTGGCCATCGCCGCCGCCGAGCAGGTGAACAACTTCGGATTCCGCGTGATCGCGCAGGACATCGAGCGCGGTATCCGCGACACCCGCTGGCGCGGCCGCTTTCAGCGCCTCGCGCCACATGACGCCTGGCCCGAGATCATCCTCGACGTTGCCCACAATCCGGCCGGCGCCTGGGCCCTGCGCTCGACGCTTTCCGAGTGCGTCGGCGAGCGTCCGCTCACCTTTGTCTTCGGCGCCATGCGCGACAAGGCCATCGCCGAGATCGCCGAGATCCTTTTTCCGCTGGCCGCGCACGTCATCGCCACCCACGCCCACAACCCGCGCGCCGCCACCCCCGACGAGATCCGCCACGCCGCCGCCCGCGCCGCTGCCGACATCGAGCCCGCCGATTCCGTCCCAGCCGCCCTTGACCGTGCCCGCGATCTTGCCGGCAGCCACGGCCTCATCGTCGTCACCGGCTCGATCTACATTGTTGGGGAAGCGCTTGCGGTGCTCTCGCGGCAGCTCGCTGCGCGCCAGGTGTAG
- a CDS encoding 1-acyl-sn-glycerol-3-phosphate acyltransferase, translating into MEQPSQLRLRLSWIRGIFFFNPLIYSYTIILGTLSLLSSFFDRSGRIQHGFARLWSWLILKTIMSPVRVTGLDKIDTSKPQIYASNHISALDIPVLYVHLPFQFRIMAKKELFRYPFMGWHLKRSGQVPIERDNAIASIRALNRATESLKAGMPLVVFPEGGRSATGQVQPFMPGAFYVAIRAQCEVVPIALVGTYELLPMNTFHIKPRQLEMVVGEPISTAGFTTKQMSALAATVQKAVEDLYYARSAVPDPRTSAAIAGPAETGQNIR; encoded by the coding sequence GTGGAACAACCATCCCAACTCCGCCTCCGCCTGAGCTGGATCCGCGGCATCTTTTTCTTCAACCCGCTGATCTACTCCTACACCATCATCCTCGGGACGCTTTCCCTGCTCTCATCCTTCTTCGACCGCTCCGGACGCATCCAGCACGGCTTCGCGCGGCTCTGGTCCTGGCTGATCCTGAAGACCATCATGTCGCCCGTGCGGGTCACCGGCCTCGACAAGATCGACACTTCCAAGCCCCAGATCTACGCCTCCAACCACATCTCCGCCCTCGACATCCCCGTGCTCTACGTCCACCTGCCCTTCCAGTTCCGCATCATGGCCAAGAAGGAACTGTTCCGCTATCCGTTTATGGGCTGGCACCTGAAGCGCTCCGGCCAGGTGCCCATCGAGCGCGACAATGCCATCGCCTCCATCCGCGCCCTCAACCGTGCCACGGAAAGCCTTAAGGCAGGCATGCCGCTGGTGGTCTTCCCGGAAGGAGGCCGCTCCGCCACCGGACAGGTGCAGCCCTTCATGCCCGGCGCTTTCTATGTCGCCATCAGGGCGCAGTGCGAAGTCGTGCCCATCGCCCTGGTCGGCACTTACGAACTGCTGCCCATGAATACCTTCCACATCAAGCCGCGTCAGCTCGAGATGGTCGTCGGCGAGCCCATCTCGACCGCAGGATTCACCACCAAGCAGATGAGCGCGCTCGCCGCCACGGTCCAGAAAGCCGTCGAAGACCTCTACTACGCCCGCAGCGCCGTCCCCGACCCACGCACCTCCGCGGCTATCGCCGGTCCCGCCGAAACCGGGCAAAACATAAGGTGA
- a CDS encoding enterochelin esterase yields MIGRIVLVLLLAANALAQNAVRFQITLAPGLSEKPVSGRLIVFMTPGSKAGEVLEPNLMEPTKVWEEAVEVHDLAPGKPLEVAPTLVFPKSFAEAPAGDYQFMALLDVNHNYAYRERTDGGDLRSEVVMERGFDPAKAGPVALTLSQRVPEGAFAETETQKVVSMESASLSRFWGRPIRMDAVVLLPPSYARETARRYPTVYVIHGFGGNHLDIGHRDAPILAKKMASGKVPEMIYVFLNGECPLGHHEFADSVNNGPWGQALTQEFIPFLEKKFRMDGKPQGRLLTGHSSGGWSSLWLEINYPRVFGGTWSTSPDPEDFRSFTDIDLLRGDNFYYTAEGKERNLVRFHGKQIMSMKEYVQLERVLGDYGGQIQSFDAVFSPRGEDGRPMELFDRETGALDPFVVKSWEERYDIDQYLRRNWKRLGPELRGKIHLWVGTADNFYLNDAARLLEQTLKELNADAKVTYIEGRDHFDLYQGGLVEKIASEMGEVARSKK; encoded by the coding sequence ATGATCGGTCGAATAGTCCTGGTGTTACTGCTTGCTGCCAACGCCTTGGCGCAGAACGCGGTGCGCTTCCAGATCACGCTGGCGCCGGGCCTTTCGGAGAAGCCGGTGTCGGGGCGGCTGATCGTGTTTATGACGCCGGGCAGCAAAGCTGGAGAGGTGCTGGAGCCGAACTTGATGGAGCCCACAAAAGTGTGGGAGGAGGCGGTGGAGGTGCACGACCTGGCTCCAGGCAAGCCGCTGGAGGTGGCGCCCACGCTGGTCTTTCCCAAGTCCTTCGCCGAGGCGCCGGCGGGGGATTACCAGTTCATGGCGCTGCTCGACGTGAACCACAACTACGCCTACAGGGAGCGCACGGACGGCGGCGACCTGCGAAGCGAGGTGGTGATGGAGCGCGGGTTCGACCCCGCTAAGGCGGGACCAGTCGCGCTGACGCTGAGCCAGCGCGTGCCGGAAGGGGCGTTCGCGGAGACGGAGACGCAGAAAGTGGTCTCAATGGAAAGCGCGTCGCTGAGCCGGTTCTGGGGGCGACCAATCCGCATGGATGCAGTGGTGCTGCTGCCGCCGAGCTACGCCAGGGAGACCGCGCGGCGGTACCCGACGGTGTACGTGATCCACGGCTTCGGAGGAAACCACCTGGACATCGGCCATCGCGACGCGCCGATACTCGCCAAGAAGATGGCGTCGGGCAAGGTCCCGGAGATGATCTACGTGTTTCTGAACGGCGAGTGCCCGCTGGGACATCACGAGTTCGCGGATTCGGTGAACAACGGGCCGTGGGGACAGGCGCTGACGCAAGAGTTCATTCCATTTCTGGAGAAAAAGTTCCGCATGGACGGGAAGCCGCAGGGGCGGCTGCTGACGGGCCATTCGTCGGGCGGGTGGTCGTCGCTGTGGCTGGAGATCAATTATCCACGCGTGTTCGGCGGGACGTGGTCCACATCGCCGGACCCGGAGGATTTCCGCAGTTTCACCGACATCGACCTGCTGCGCGGCGACAATTTTTATTACACCGCCGAAGGGAAAGAGCGGAACCTGGTGCGCTTCCACGGCAAGCAGATCATGTCCATGAAGGAATATGTGCAGCTCGAGCGGGTTCTGGGCGACTACGGCGGGCAGATCCAATCATTCGACGCGGTGTTCAGCCCGCGCGGGGAAGACGGGCGTCCCATGGAATTGTTCGATCGCGAGACGGGCGCGCTGGACCCGTTCGTGGTCAAGAGCTGGGAGGAGCGGTACGACATCGACCAATACCTGCGGCGCAATTGGAAACGGCTGGGGCCGGAGCTGCGGGGGAAGATCCACCTGTGGGTGGGCACGGCGGACAATTTCTATCTGAACGATGCGGCACGGCTGCTGGAGCAGACGCTGAAGGAGCTGAATGCGGATGCGAAGGTCACCTACATCGAAGGCCGCGACCACTTCGATCTTTACCAGGGCGGGCTGGTGGAGAAGATCGCAAGCGAGATGGGCGAGGTGGCGCGATCGAAGAAGTAA
- a CDS encoding iron-containing redox enzyme family protein: MEPQEFWREMERRIAPYDLLCHPLYKAWSAGELTREDLKQYASDYYHHVAAFPTYLSAFNARLSAGPLREAVMANYSDELGVGSPDGRPHDEIWLDFAEGVGAHAAEVRAQQPVQEVRDLIDTFLRIARTASNPEVIAAFWAYESQVPRLAREKYVKLREKYAADDVTCGYFDLHAIADVYHAQTWKRKLGYELRDNPGLEEAALNAAEEAAKALWRALDGIDRKRKQRVAA, encoded by the coding sequence ATGGAACCGCAAGAATTCTGGCGCGAGATGGAGCGCCGCATCGCTCCCTACGATCTTCTCTGTCATCCTCTCTACAAGGCCTGGAGCGCCGGCGAACTCACCCGCGAAGACCTGAAGCAATACGCTTCCGACTATTACCACCACGTTGCGGCTTTCCCCACCTATCTCAGCGCGTTCAACGCCCGCCTTTCCGCCGGGCCGCTGCGCGAGGCGGTGATGGCCAATTACAGCGATGAGCTCGGCGTCGGCTCCCCCGACGGACGCCCCCACGACGAGATCTGGCTCGACTTCGCCGAAGGCGTAGGCGCGCATGCCGCCGAGGTCCGCGCCCAGCAGCCCGTCCAGGAAGTGCGCGACCTGATCGACACTTTCCTGCGCATCGCACGCACCGCATCCAATCCCGAAGTGATTGCCGCGTTCTGGGCCTACGAGTCTCAAGTCCCGCGCCTCGCCCGCGAGAAGTACGTCAAGCTGCGCGAGAAGTACGCGGCCGACGATGTCACTTGCGGCTACTTCGACCTGCACGCCATCGCCGACGTCTACCACGCCCAGACCTGGAAGCGGAAACTGGGCTACGAGCTGCGCGACAATCCTGGCCTCGAAGAGGCCGCGCTCAACGCCGCCGAAGAGGCCGCCAAGGCCCTCTGGCGCGCCCTCGACGGCATCGACCGCAAGCGCAAGCAACGCGTCGCCGCCTAG
- a CDS encoding thioesterase, with amino-acid sequence MPKPVPPGARAEIEETVTHELTLTAHHPELPPVYSTPDMVRLMETACFYALQPYAEGDEITVGTAIHVTHTAPTGIGAKVKAEAVLESLNGRFYTMRVRAWMSNGSGGWQEIGSGTVDRAFVSVGKFLARMSKKS; translated from the coding sequence ATGCCCAAACCCGTTCCCCCCGGCGCTCGCGCCGAGATTGAAGAAACCGTCACCCACGAGCTCACCCTCACCGCGCACCATCCTGAGCTGCCGCCCGTCTATTCCACGCCCGACATGGTCCGGCTCATGGAGACTGCCTGCTTCTACGCCCTCCAGCCTTACGCCGAGGGCGACGAGATCACCGTCGGCACCGCCATCCACGTCACCCACACCGCCCCCACCGGCATCGGCGCCAAGGTCAAGGCCGAGGCCGTGCTCGAATCGCTCAACGGCCGCTTCTACACCATGCGTGTCCGCGCCTGGATGTCGAACGGCAGCGGCGGCTGGCAGGAGATCGGCTCCGGCACCGTCGACCGCGCCTTCGTCAGCGTCGGCAAATTCCTCGCCCGCATGTCCAAGAAGTCCTAA
- a CDS encoding amidohydrolase family protein — protein MRKLAFALVLLLATIATAQVRTVVRAGRLLDVRTGQLLRNQAIVIEGDKIVSVGAAADTKGAQVIDLPNATVLPGLIDVHTHLTYDPGNIAMQIVTNSGAREALIGARNARITLEAGFTAVRNVGAYHYADIALRDAINAGDIPGPRMLVSGPALSITGGHCDDNLLPFEYHHSAEGVADGVEAVQHKTREIIKYGADFIKVCATGGVLSRGDDPRHSQYTLEEMKAIVADAHRLGRKVAAHAHGAEGIRWASMAGVDSIEHGSYIDDAAIAEMKKNGTYLVPTLFLQQWFLENAEKVGAPRYAIDKAKMVFPEAQKNLKHAIQSGVKVALGTDSAVYPHGLNAGEFAVYVRMGMTPIQSIQTGTINAADLMGWSGRVGALEPGKFADLIAVDGDPTQDVTTLQHVKFVMKGGKVYKNEYAK, from the coding sequence ATGCGCAAACTCGCTTTCGCTCTCGTCCTGCTGCTCGCCACCATCGCCACCGCCCAGGTTCGCACCGTCGTCCGCGCCGGACGCCTCCTCGACGTCAGGACCGGCCAGCTCCTCCGCAATCAGGCCATCGTCATCGAAGGCGACAAGATCGTCTCGGTTGGGGCCGCTGCCGACACCAAGGGCGCACAGGTCATCGACCTGCCCAACGCCACCGTTCTCCCCGGCCTCATCGACGTGCACACGCACCTCACTTACGATCCCGGCAACATCGCCATGCAGATTGTGACCAACTCCGGCGCGCGCGAGGCGCTGATCGGCGCCAGGAACGCCCGCATCACCCTGGAGGCCGGCTTTACCGCCGTGCGCAACGTCGGCGCCTACCACTATGCCGACATCGCCCTGCGTGACGCCATCAACGCCGGCGACATCCCCGGGCCCCGCATGCTCGTTTCCGGTCCCGCTCTCAGCATCACCGGCGGACATTGTGACGACAACCTTCTTCCCTTCGAGTACCACCACAGCGCTGAGGGCGTGGCCGATGGCGTCGAAGCCGTCCAGCACAAGACTCGCGAGATCATCAAGTACGGCGCCGACTTCATCAAGGTCTGTGCCACCGGCGGCGTGCTCTCCAGGGGCGACGACCCCCGCCACTCCCAGTACACCCTGGAGGAGATGAAGGCCATCGTCGCCGACGCCCACCGCCTCGGACGCAAGGTCGCCGCCCACGCCCACGGCGCCGAGGGTATCCGCTGGGCCTCCATGGCCGGCGTCGACTCCATCGAGCACGGCTCCTACATCGACGACGCCGCCATCGCCGAGATGAAGAAGAATGGCACCTATCTCGTGCCTACGCTCTTCCTCCAGCAGTGGTTCCTGGAGAACGCGGAGAAGGTCGGCGCCCCCCGCTACGCCATCGACAAGGCGAAGATGGTCTTTCCCGAAGCGCAGAAGAACCTGAAGCACGCCATCCAGAGCGGCGTGAAGGTCGCACTCGGCACCGACTCCGCCGTCTACCCCCACGGCCTCAACGCCGGCGAGTTCGCCGTCTACGTCAGGATGGGCATGACCCCGATCCAGTCCATCCAGACCGGCACTATCAACGCCGCCGATCTCATGGGCTGGTCCGGCCGCGTCGGCGCCCTCGAACCCGGCAAGTTCGCCGACCTCATCGCCGTGGACGGCGACCCCACACAGGACGTCACCACCCTCCAACACGTGAAGTTCGTCATGAAAGGTGGCAAGGTCTACAAGAACGAGTACGCCAAGTAG
- a CDS encoding glycine/betaine/sarcosine/D-proline family reductase selenoprotein B, which translates to MSRKCVPYTPVTSKLAELTVALVSSTGVYLMDQPPFNDDGDETFRVLPGDLNVSDLRFKHGHYDTSEAIKDPNCVFPIERLRKLAAEGFIKAVSNKHIGCKGFSTDLKKQYEIMAPGIANEIERSQADAVVLTGG; encoded by the coding sequence ATGTCCCGCAAGTGCGTCCCCTACACGCCGGTCACCTCCAAGCTGGCCGAGCTGACGGTCGCTCTGGTTTCCTCCACCGGCGTCTACCTCATGGACCAGCCGCCGTTCAACGACGACGGCGACGAAACCTTCCGCGTACTCCCCGGCGACCTCAACGTCTCCGACCTACGCTTCAAGCACGGCCATTACGACACCAGCGAAGCGATCAAAGACCCCAACTGCGTCTTTCCCATCGAGCGTCTCCGCAAACTCGCCGCCGAAGGCTTCATCAAGGCGGTCTCCAACAAGCACATTGGTTGCAAAGGATTCTCTACCGACCTCAAGAAGCAGTACGAGATCATGGCCCCCGGCATCGCCAACGAGATCGAGCGCTCCCAGGCCGACGCCGTCGTCCTCACCGGCGGTTGA